TTTTCGCTTCTGGTGACGGCAAAGGTCTTACTAATGTCAACCCGCTGGTAATTTCTTAACTATACAATCTACTTTAGTTAAGAATAGTTGATATGGAACTCTAGTTGcactatttatttgtttgggaaTTTGAGTAACccattctctcaattttcccAAAGTTCTCTAACGGACACCCTTTTGTTGTTGTgcaaacattaatttttaattgatggCTTGTGCCTTTTCATTCTAAGTCTTTTTAGTTTAGTTCATAGGTTACATATAAGTCTCTCTTATCTACTCTACAAGGGCAAGAAAGTACGTAGGATGAAGGATCTTTGTGTAGACATAATCTTTAGAAAAACTGTCTTCTCctctttattaaatttctcCTTGTCTGTTGTATTTCATATGCGTGGAAAGTACATAGGATTGAAAGTAGGTGACCATACATGTTCCAATATTTTGatctaaaaattgatatttccACCTCGCTACAACCTATGAAACATGGGGACAAATACACCTCAAGGATGTTTTTCCGCCATTTTTAATAGAAGggatgtattaaaaaatatgatcaaatatatTTGACTTTGACCCATTAATGATATGTTGGAACCCTTATTTTGTGTCTAAAGCCATTCATGCTAAACTTGAAGCCTTGATTTTTTTACACTCGAGCTCCGCTTCTAAAGCCATTCACAATTGTCACTCGATGAACTAGAGTTAGAAAGTGTTGTCTTCAATGATGGTGAAGATGCAAATGAGATACATCAGATGAAGAGGAGTAAGGGGGAGTGTATATTATTGGAATTCGTCTCTTGCTTTTCTTAGTTTCATCACGAGTTACATAAACATATTTTCTTGGTGAATcatgtattttaatatatactgttaaataaaaaataaaatcatattattggcatattatctaatttatttgtaaattgcATATCACATAGTATTCATCTCCATTCTTAGGCTACAGCCATCGGATCCTATGGACCCACTGATAGTCACTATAAGGCTTAAAGTTTGATATTTACGAGATGTATCATTAGGTTGTAAAATCTTTCGTAAAATTAGTATCCATTCTGGCCTGACCATTATCACATGAGGTTGAAGAATTTTTCTTTGATTAGTCAAATCATGCATTGTTGATTATTGCTTAAGTAATTTTAAAGAGAATGTGGAAGATGAAAGACATAGAATAACTAATTCTCATCTTCCACCAGTGAATGAATATGATTATTCTTGCTAGAGACTAGAAGAAAGATTTCTAGATCCAGCAAAGGTGGcttaaaatgtaaataaagtaCTTATATTGGACGAtgatcatttttctttttatgggCAAATAACTGAAAAATACACAATTAGGACTGTTGGATCAAATCTCCTTGGTTATGAACATGAATGCTAACACACTGAATTCTGCCCAGTTCATGAAGCATTTGCTTTCAATTAACACTACTTTGTTATGTGGTTTTAGTGCACAATTACTTTTTAGTCTATAACAATGGTTACATGGATGAATCAGGAAGCCATTGCTGGAAAATGCAGTGTTATCTGCACTTCAGCTGATAGTAGAAATCCACAGCCTTCAGTCAAAGAACTTCAAATGGCTGATTATGTCTTTTACCGCATCTTTGATGTTAAGAGCTGTACTATATCAGataaatttgatgataaaGTTGGTGGTCTTGAAGGtaagttattttttcttttatgtggAGAATTGATACACAACGAGGCTAATGTAGGGACCGACATGGTTTGATAGCTCACACCTTACTTTTTCATTTGTCTTTTTTTGTTACAGTTAATTTTGTGTTCAACAGAAAAGAGGCTGCTGAGACTCTAGATGGTCCCAAACTTGTTATTGGTGAAAAATATGAGGGCAACATGGTTGCATTCAAAGAAACACCACAGATTGCAGGTATAACTCAGTTCAAGTTGAACAATATAAAGCTgggtaatatttttaataatgtactaGAAGAAGATGATACATATGCTATGCAAGTGCTGGTGAAACAGAGAATTTTAGAAGGTAAACACTTTACTGGTGGTAATGTGATTTGTATTAAGAATAGTGAAATTGCAGGCCCCGCCTTAAAGGAGACATGTGACAAAAATCTTGGGAGCAATATCTGTGAAAAGAAAGATAAGGTTAAGGACATAGAGTTACCTGTCAATCAGGTTCATGTTGAAAAGGGAGTGAAGCATGCACACAAGTCTTGTGATTTGGACGATGCACCATCAAAGAGAGTGAAAGTTGGCAATTCAGGTTCGTCAGAGTTAAATGGTGTAGAAGGTGTTAAGAACTATGTTGGGTGCAAAAAAGATGCGAATAAGTCGGAAATCTCAAGTCCTTTAGATGGGAAGAGTGTTTCCTTGCCTAAAGAAGCATCAATACCGAATGCATTGCAAGGAAAGCTATCAAGCCCACATGTTAGTGGAAATTTGATTTCTTGTGGGGAAAAGACATCACAAACCATTGTGGGATCATGCGACGTGACACAAAGGCCATCAATGACCAATGTTTCACCTAAGGAAACCCCAAAAATAATGCCTACTAGCGACATGGATGGAGCCGAACCGGTTGCAAACCCACCTCAAAGTTTATCTACTTCAAAGAAAAGGCCATTGGAGATGGCTGAGTCCACAGAGAAGTCAAACCTTGTACTTGACAAGTCCCATGAGAACAAGGAGGAAAAATTAAGTAGTAATTCATGTCCCAATGATGGAGGTTATCTCAAGAAAGCAAAGTTAGATAAGTCTATCAAGCAACCGGAAGAGAACGAGAATAGTAATAGTAAGAAGGTGAAAGAGAAAATGCATATGGGTCCCAAAAATTCACAAGTTGTAACTTGCGACAATATTGGGAAATTGGGAGCAAATGAGGGGCCTTCAAAGGATCATAATGAGAAGAAAAATCTTGTGAACAAAGTGAAAAACTCGTCAAAATCTTTGACTTGCAATGTTTATAAGACGAAGTCAAAATTTCGTGAGGGCTCATCCAAGGAGTATGAGGATGAGAAGAATGACAAGAATAACTTGCCAAAATCTTTGACCTGTAACGAAAACACTAAGTCAAAGATTTTTGAGGGGGCCTCCAAGGAGTatgataatgataaaaatggcAAGAAAAACTTGCCAAAATCTTTGACTTGCAATGATAAGGCAAAGTTAAAACTTTGTGATGGTACCTCCAAGGACTATGGTAATGAGAAGGATAAGAAGTTATCTAATGATAACTCGCGTAATCGGATTGGTACAATATCTAAAGATGGTGGGAGAGTTGGAGCCAAAATTATTGAAGTTACTCGAAGGCCGCCTGTAAGTTTACCCGAAAGCATTTTCATAttcttttgattatttttaatactagttTGCCACAAATTGGAGAGATTATCTCAATCACAAATAGATGAGGTTTCTATGTTGTTCACATCTCGCGGAGATTACGTGGATGCTGAAACCAAGCATTTTGAATTACTCAAAGAGCAATATCGTAATGATCTTTATGCATTAGTTAGGTTTTTTTTGACCTTTCTAGGATTTAGTTTGCTAAGTGTTGAAGTACAAGATTGTATATTACTTTTAGTTCTTTTGTTTATGGCTTAGGAAACTTAAATTTTTACAGGCCTCATTGCGGTGGACTTGAACCCTAGACCTTTCGCCTCATTAACCACTCTACCACTAGGTCAATACTCGTACAcaactctttttttcttttacttaagGAGCGGTAGGGGTTGAACCTTAAGGCGCTTTTTGCGGATTACATACTAAAGTTATTAGCTTTTGATTTAGGTGTCTTACACAACATATTATTAGTTTTGTGGTATTTGTATTACTTGCATATGACATGACTTGCTTGTGTAGTAAAACGAGATGGCTTATTAAGTGTGAAAATAATGAGAGTTAGGGAAAGATGATATGATTAAAGAGCTAGAGACAAGGTGTATGATCAccttccttgatgaacttggATATTatcatgtactccctccgtcccaataaatattaaaCCTTTGGTTTCCGGCATGGGATTTtatgttgtgttgttttatgtgttaattaagagagagtaaagtaaaagagaagaaaaaatagagatgatattgtttctatttttggaaacgTCTTATTTTATATGGGACAACCTAGgaaggaaaatgtttcatttttaatgggacagataGAATACTAGAATGTTGGTAAATATCCCCGTTCATGACATAACAAGCTACTAGTTGAATGGAATGAAGGTTTCATGTCCATATTCAACCAAAGTTTAGATCGAGCCTGTTGTCCCTTCTTAGTCATTTATCATTTGTTGTCTGCTCTACAAAAAAGGAATTTGGGGTAGAAGTTGCATGATTTCCTCATTATCCAAATTCTTTTGTTATACTTGCTTAATTTTCATTGGTAGCTGGATGGAATACAAGTACAATTTATAAAACGTGGACATGGAAACTAAGGAAGCATGCTTGGGGATGTATAAACAAGCTTTTACGTGGGGGAGAAAGAAacactccctccatcccggaATAGGAGTTCATCCATAGTTGGCTTGGCACGAGTTTTACGAAATGTAAAGATAAATGGtggaaaaagttggtggattATGACTCCCactttatattagttttattttataataaaatgtgagtgaaatgagttcgTGAAATGAGGAGCGTActtccatttatttatattaaaagtgAGAGGGGACTCTTAGAGAGAGAGACCAAAATGGCAGAAAaggactcttattgtgggacggagggactaACATTTGTCTTGACCTCCAATGCAAGATTTGAATTTGCACTCTCTTTGAAGGTGGCTATATAGTGATTGAAAGGCGAAATACACATGCTAAATGTGAATAAGTTTCTACAACATTTGAATATGTCGAATGATGAATTGGAGGGTTTTTGTCGCCCAATATTGTTATGTAAAGTTGGGATATTTGGATTATTAAATGAAGAAGAATGGTGCTCGTTGAATGATTGAGCAATTTTGCCCAAGAAATTTGGATTATAAAGTTTTAAGTTTTGTTGAGTACTAAATCTAGTTCCTAATGGAGTGATTTGGAAGAGTGTTTCATGTGGTAACATGATATGATTGTGTCAAAGTGTACCTTTATTGTTGCACAATGCACATATATATGTTTTGCTAGATCATGGAGTTCCCACTAGTAGGGGGCGCGCGGTGCAAATAGCTAGTTAGGTTCAAAGCTACAATTCAACCTAACAtaagtagtataaaattgaaacacaAACTGTGAAGATGAACCAAGCAAGACTTGAAAATAACCAAACAAATTGATTGGTTTCGATTCGGTTTTGCAAATCCTATGCATTTGAGTACCTTGATACTAAAATGGTAtgctaatatattaaatatcaatatgttGCGACGAGCATTTTCCAATATTATCTCCTATATGTAGGTCCTATTTTGTGCTACATCTCTTAGGGTTTCGTTTGCTATGTGCGATAAGTGGGTTATAGATTTTGCAACCTTATATCTTGTTTTACTTAAGAAATCAAAGCCCCATCTTAGTTATGTAGTGGTGTTGTGAATCTCTATTCTAATGATTACTTGTGATTTGCTTGCAGGAGAAGGCTACATGGATGAAATTGGTAAgtttcatcaattaattaccGTGTACTcgattttttatattcctcTATGCAACAATATATTTGAAGATTATGTAGGAAATATATTACCTAAAAGTTTTAAATGTTGGTGGTATAAATGAtgttgtattttcttttttgtgtgCGCCATCATCTTAATTGGTGATAATGCTTCTTTGATTTCagtatataagaaaatttataGGCTAACTAGAATTAGTTTTTAGTATGCCTCGAATCTGTATTGTTTACCGATGCCCTAATTGTCTTATTGGGCCTCTTTGTGTctatttatataggagtaggGCCCATAAATATGTAATCCGAAAACAATTTGAATACAATTTGGTCTTCGTTTCCTGCTCGGGATGTggccaacacaacgttggtaAACCACGTAAATATGTGTCTCTTTACGTTTCTGTTTGTCTCGATTACGCAATTGCTTTATTCTGTCAcagttgttgacattattcTATTGTTCTggtataatactccctccgttgcTTGTTAATAgtgacatttcattttctgcacacgttttggtaaaataatacttccttctccatgaaaaatagtccaattttgccattttggaaTGGAAAGTTTCTCTTATattttacccattttttctcatactttacctactttttcttcctatctctcttactttatctattttttctccttctctcttacttaagCAATTTTTcgttaaaacccgtgtcgtcCACTAAtgggactatttttttttggattgagggagtaataaatagttgaagtagagaaaaagtaaagtaagagagaatataatTTAGAGAagttcacatatatatatatgtgtgtgtgtgtgtgtgtatgctTAGGGAACacctatttaaattttatagagGTGGGAGTTGTTCCACTAAGAATGTTTGTAAAATGAGAACTTTGAGAACTGaaaatcataatcatatcAGTTCTTTAATATTAGTTGACACCACAAAACacactccctccatcccacaaggATATGCACTTTTGGTtgagcacgggttttaatgcacaattggtaaagtaagagtgaatTAGAAggcaaaaagtaattaaagtattttcaGTCGAGAATgggtctcacctcattagagagaaaagagtttccaaatttagaaaatgcatactcttgtgggacgaactaaaaaggaaagaatgcatactcttgtgggacgaagggagtatcaaatattgatttttgagtGAGAAACTACTGGTATAGAGTTTAGGGTGGTATTGAGTTTAGGGTCATAAACTGATATTCACAATGAACTGCAGCTTTGGATTCTATATTATTAGTTTCTCACTTAATATCAGTATCAGTAGCCGATATGTTTTGTGATACCAACTGATAATGTATCTGCGAACTGATATAATTTGGGTTTAGTTCTGTGTTCTAATTTTAAGGAAATGTTCTGTCATGATCCATCTCCTTATAGAGGTTATATATGTAGTGTTCAACCTTTTTACAGCTATGTTTCTATTTGTATACCTACTGACCTACTGAACAAAAAAGCCTAACCTTTCTAGTTTTCGGCAACACTTTTTTCTCGTATGTTTTAGCAGTATGTTAATGTTAACTAGTTTTATAAATGTACATATCATCTTACTACTCTTGCTAGGTATATCCTTAGAGCAATCCATCATTGTTGTTACTTGTTAGTGAATGCGAGGAGACGGCTATATTTTTCCCTTGTGCTGATATATTGAAATGAATATGTTCTTTACTTTTGTTTTCAGTCTTGGGAGAAACAAATGGAGATTGCGCATGATAAAGGGAGATTGGTTTTACTCCTGAATTTGGATCCACAATATACATCCGGAGAGGTGGAGGTATGGTTGCCCCATTTCTTATTAAACTGGTTGCTCCTTTTGAGCTCTGATTGGTTTCATATTGCCATGTACTTCTATGTCTGCCGTGTAAGAGTGAAAATTTCGTTCATGCTTTTCACCtgtgttttttcctttttatcaGTGACTGTATTGTGTAGTGCCTAGTGCCTTgatgtgttgacattatctTACTTTCAGGATATTATTTGGCACACATTTAGGGAAAGGTGTACTGCTCGGGTGGTGCCTCATACTGCAATTTCTAATCCATCCTCTGGTATGTACTGTTTCCTTATCCATTCTGAGTGGTTCATATCttgtactaataattttaagaGGGGAGTTTATGGCTCTCTGGTGCCCGTTAGTCTCTCTTGCAACTCTATCTTCTATATTTTCACCAGCTTCccatttaattcaatttgCGAATAAAGCATAGTCCATGACTTTGTTTCCCCTACTGTTCAAAATTGCTTTATTTCAGGTCAAGCTCTTGTTGTATTTAAATCAAGTGATGCTGCAAACAAAGTTGTACATCAACTGGATGAGGAATGCTTAACGTTACCAAATCAAAGGTGTGTCAAGTTTATCTACCTACAATAGGTGAAAATAATAACTTTTCAGCAGTTAAACATACAGCTTCTTTTGAAATTGAGCCCATTAAtagtcatatttcacttttaccgtaaatggtaagtaggccCCATAatccaccaacttattccactcacatttattataaaactaatgtataTTTGTGgaacccatattccactaacttattcaacccatttttctttacattttttaaaacccgtgccgaaacCAAATAGGACTCTTGTTAGGGGATGGAGGGAGAATATGCTAAATGCCACTAGTGATTTCTGCTATGCAAGAATCATTTCGAGATATAGTattcccatttttttctctaagcTAATAAGAAAAATTCTCATCGTATAGCATATTACTCATTAtcatattgtttttatttcctttatgATGTGAGGTCTGCTATATCTTTCTTGGTTTTTTTAGAGGTTCTACAGCTGAAAACTTCTCTGCTTTCAGGCCTCTGGTAGCTTGCCATGTAAATTTAcccaaattatttgaaaagcAGACAGCATATGTTGGCCATTTGGATATTGATAAAGATCGGCGCCAAATGCTAAGGGAAATGGTGAGCTGTGTGTGTTGTGGCTGGGGGGGGGGTGTTTAGCACACGGATATTAATGTGTTGTCGTGCTTTTGCGTTTTCCAGAAAGAAGCTGTGTCTACATCTCATTACTCCCAGCATAACACAGTTGAATATGAGATGGCTATCGACTGGTGCTTGCTGCAATCACAATCTGATGAATGGTGGAAAAGACTTTACGAGGTAAGAAAATCAGATGGCTTTCAGAATCTAAAAAGTGTTTCCTTTCATGCCTGTGTGGCTGTGCTTCAACGTTTACTGAGCTCCCTTCTTATTCATTACTGCCTCTTAGCAACAACggaaggagttgaagaaaaaCATGGATGATTTCAAGTCAAAGTGAAAAACACAGAGTGTCCACATTTTTGCCCACGCGGAGTGACTAATTTGCAGATAATCTAGAATCCTCTCAAATGCTTCTGAGGTGATGATAATACCTcgaattttcaattatgtCGAATACCTTTGAGCAAGCTCGTTGATTATGTTATTTTGACTTTCTATTGATGCAGAGAGTTTGATTCCTGCTGCTGGTGAAGAGAGACATGTTTGTCACTCTACAATCTGCAGTGAGAGAATATAATGCCGCATGTGTGTATGTAGTTATTTTGCTATTACAACTGCTGCTATAACCCACCTTTTTTCTGTATAGTTTGCTGTTGAGTGAATTTGCATTTAACTTGTTCGAATCATTCTTTCATCTGGTTCCAGGGAATGAaggaaaaagtgaaaatttaaaaaatcatttcgAGCTTCTATCAGCCATTGTTTTTAATACTAATTTCTATGTTAAATATAATCTGTGATCAGAAGTTACACAAGTAGTGATGTCTCCAATTTAAAGTTAGAGTGGACTCTTCTATGAGAACATTCGTACGTTATAGATATATCCGACATTGGTCACCTTCTAATGTGAGGATTAAAGAGATAAATGTCACTTTTTACATGGTAATTGTCTTTTAAGCAAAACTATTCCAGTAAACTTTACCTGTCACGATTGATGGGTAATCGGATTTAACAACTTTtctatcattattttataatgcaaTGTCACGAATGGGGTCATCTTACAGAGAGAGTAATACATTATTGATTTGGGGATGTGATATATTGTTATCTCACTTCTAAATTGTTAACTATCTCTACTattcaaaactttaaataattataactatcttaatttaaattattttttatacaacacattaaattaaagataacaTTTATAAGGTTTCTAACGAGATTttacttgcatatgttccgatgtcaaaatttaatttttttaaaagaattcGTAATTATCAATAAGCAGTTGAATTGTCCACATAGCTATCATAATAGTATGTCAGTATAATGCATATATAATGCCAATgttaaattgtgttgacatatttAAGGAATTGTTTGATATGTTTAGTACATTACATTGACAATTTGATTAAAAGTcctaattttgataattttcttatttttttaaatttaaataataataaaatgaaattgcaCATGTCAATTTCTAGTTCATTACATCtctaaaaatcaaatgatcttaaattagttgtagttagcaattaaaaatagaactagcaattgatcacacctgCTATTGATTGAGTATATACTATTCTAGTACtctcatttaattattataataataataatgcaatTTTACATTGTATAGGGTATATCGTACCAAAGCTATCATACTGCATATCGTAAAAACGGCTTGAgta
The genomic region above belongs to Salvia hispanica cultivar TCC Black 2014 chromosome 3, UniMelb_Shisp_WGS_1.0, whole genome shotgun sequence and contains:
- the LOC125214034 gene encoding protein ANTI-SILENCING 1 isoform X1 — translated: MLALAGPEEFEDPAFKWDKKRGVGMKNRNIQFYESFSYDGVDYALYDCVYMHMQGQPTPYIGKLVKIWELAGGTKKVKIHWFFRPSEMSYYLKDVKVTENELFFASGDGKGLTNVNPLEAIAGKCSVICTSADSRNPQPSVKELQMADYVFYRIFDVKSCTISDKFDDKVGGLEVNFVFNRKEAAETLDGPKLVIGEKYEGNMVAFKETPQIAGPALKETCDKNLGSNICEKKDKVKDIELPVNQVHVEKGVKHAHKSCDLDDAPSKRVKVGNSGSSELNGVEGVKNYVGCKKDANKSEISSPLDGKSVSLPKEASIPNALQGKLSSPHVSGNLISCGEKTSQTIVGSCDVTQRPSMTNVSPKETPKIMPTSDMDGAEPVANPPQSLSTSKKRPLEMAESTEKSNLVLDKSHENKEEKLSSNSCPNDGGYLKKAKLDKSIKQPEENENSNSKKVKEKMHMGPKNSQVVTCDNIGKLGANEGPSKDHNEKKNLVNKVKNSSKSLTCNVYKTKSKFREGSSKEYEDEKNDKNNLPKSLTCNENTKSKIFEGASKEYDNDKNGKKNLPKSLTCNDKAKLKLCDGTSKDYGNEKDKKLSNDNSRNRIGTISKDGGRVGAKIIEVTRRPPEKATWMKLSWEKQMEIAHDKGRLVLLLNLDPQYTSGEVEDIIWHTFRERCTARVVPHTAISNPSSGQALVVFKSSDAANKVVHQLDEECLTLPNQRPLVACHVNLPKLFEKQTAYVGHLDIDKDRRQMLREMKEAVSTSHYSQHNTVEYEMAIDWCLLQSQSDEWWKRLYEQQRKELKKNMDDFKSK
- the LOC125214034 gene encoding protein ANTI-SILENCING 1 isoform X2; the encoded protein is MKNRNIQFYESFSYDGVDYALYDCVYMHMQGQPTPYIGKLVKIWELAGGTKKVKIHWFFRPSEMSYYLKDVKVTENELFFASGDGKGLTNVNPLEAIAGKCSVICTSADSRNPQPSVKELQMADYVFYRIFDVKSCTISDKFDDKVGGLEVNFVFNRKEAAETLDGPKLVIGEKYEGNMVAFKETPQIAGPALKETCDKNLGSNICEKKDKVKDIELPVNQVHVEKGVKHAHKSCDLDDAPSKRVKVGNSGSSELNGVEGVKNYVGCKKDANKSEISSPLDGKSVSLPKEASIPNALQGKLSSPHVSGNLISCGEKTSQTIVGSCDVTQRPSMTNVSPKETPKIMPTSDMDGAEPVANPPQSLSTSKKRPLEMAESTEKSNLVLDKSHENKEEKLSSNSCPNDGGYLKKAKLDKSIKQPEENENSNSKKVKEKMHMGPKNSQVVTCDNIGKLGANEGPSKDHNEKKNLVNKVKNSSKSLTCNVYKTKSKFREGSSKEYEDEKNDKNNLPKSLTCNENTKSKIFEGASKEYDNDKNGKKNLPKSLTCNDKAKLKLCDGTSKDYGNEKDKKLSNDNSRNRIGTISKDGGRVGAKIIEVTRRPPEKATWMKLSWEKQMEIAHDKGRLVLLLNLDPQYTSGEVEDIIWHTFRERCTARVVPHTAISNPSSGQALVVFKSSDAANKVVHQLDEECLTLPNQRPLVACHVNLPKLFEKQTAYVGHLDIDKDRRQMLREMKEAVSTSHYSQHNTVEYEMAIDWCLLQSQSDEWWKRLYEQQRKELKKNMDDFKSK
- the LOC125214034 gene encoding protein ANTI-SILENCING 1 isoform X3, translating into MMGWIMRCMTVYTCTCKGNPHLISENWLRYGNLPEVTENELFFASGDGKGLTNVNPLEAIAGKCSVICTSADSRNPQPSVKELQMADYVFYRIFDVKSCTISDKFDDKVGGLEVNFVFNRKEAAETLDGPKLVIGEKYEGNMVAFKETPQIAGPALKETCDKNLGSNICEKKDKVKDIELPVNQVHVEKGVKHAHKSCDLDDAPSKRVKVGNSGSSELNGVEGVKNYVGCKKDANKSEISSPLDGKSVSLPKEASIPNALQGKLSSPHVSGNLISCGEKTSQTIVGSCDVTQRPSMTNVSPKETPKIMPTSDMDGAEPVANPPQSLSTSKKRPLEMAESTEKSNLVLDKSHENKEEKLSSNSCPNDGGYLKKAKLDKSIKQPEENENSNSKKVKEKMHMGPKNSQVVTCDNIGKLGANEGPSKDHNEKKNLVNKVKNSSKSLTCNVYKTKSKFREGSSKEYEDEKNDKNNLPKSLTCNENTKSKIFEGASKEYDNDKNGKKNLPKSLTCNDKAKLKLCDGTSKDYGNEKDKKLSNDNSRNRIGTISKDGGRVGAKIIEVTRRPPEKATWMKLSWEKQMEIAHDKGRLVLLLNLDPQYTSGEVEDIIWHTFRERCTARVVPHTAISNPSSGQALVVFKSSDAANKVVHQLDEECLTLPNQRPLVACHVNLPKLFEKQTAYVGHLDIDKDRRQMLREMKEAVSTSHYSQHNTVEYEMAIDWCLLQSQSDEWWKRLYEQQRKELKKNMDDFKSK